From the Lolium rigidum isolate FL_2022 chromosome 2, APGP_CSIRO_Lrig_0.1, whole genome shotgun sequence genome, one window contains:
- the LOC124688108 gene encoding secretory carrier-associated membrane protein 5-like, translating into MYRDPNPFDEGADDSAFSNGGGRGGGGAGGGGNSQFQFRPAEPAGFGGGGGRDAAVDIPLDNMNGSNGKDSELSQWQADLKRREADIKRREEALKSAGVPMEDKNWPPFFPIIHHDIANEIPANAQRLQYLAFASWLGIVLCLVWNFIAVIVCWIRGGDSKLFFLATIYGMLGIPLSYLMWYRPLYRAMRNDSALSFGWFFLCYMLHIGFCIIAAIAPPIVFKGKSLTGILAAIDTFSDNALVGIFYFVGFALFSLETVVSIWVLQRVYMYFRGHK; encoded by the exons ATGTACCGAGATCCCAACCCCTTCGACGAGGGCGCCGACGACAGCGCCTTCTCT AAtggaggagggcgcggcggcggcggtgccggcggcggtggcaacTCGCAGTTCCAGTTCCGCCCGGCGGAGCCCGCCGGgttcggcggcggtggtggccgcgATGCCGCCGTCGACATCCCCCTTGACAACATGAAC GGTTCGAACGGCAAGGACAGTGAGCTCTCGCAGTGGCAGGCGGATCTCAAGAGGCGAGAGGCG GACATCAAGAGGAGGGAGGAAGCCCTCAAGAGCG CCGGGGTGCCCATGGAGGACAAGAACTGGCCGCCCTTCTTCCCCATCATCCACCACGACATCGCCAATGAGATACCAGCCAACGCGCAGCGGCTGCAGTATCTTGCTTTTGCGAGCTGGCTCG GCATTGTGCTTTGCCTCGTCTGGAATTTCATTGCTGTCATCGTCTGTTGGATCAGAGGGGGAG ACTCCAAACTGTTTTTCCTGGCTACCATCTATGGTATGCTTGGAATTCCTTTGTCGTACTTGATGTGGTATAGGCCTCTGTACCGTGCAATGAG AAATGACAGTGCATTAAGCTTTGGGTGGTTTTTCCTTTGTTACATG CTCCACATTGGCTTTTGTATAATTGCTGCCATTGCTCCACCGATCGTATTTAAAGGAAAATCACTAAC GGGTATACTGGCTGCAATCGATACCTTCTCTGACAATGCATTAGTTGGG atattttATTTTGTCGGATTTGCCTTGTTTTCGTTGGAGACAGTTGTGAGCATTTGGGTTCTTCAG AGAGTATACATGTATTTCAGAGGGCACAAGTGA
- the LOC124692923 gene encoding phosphoribulokinase, chloroplastic — translation MAFCSPHTTTSLHSPRTTIPNSGFRQNQVILFTTRSSRRSNTRNGARTFQVSCAVDKPIVIGLAADSGCGKSTFMRRLTSVFGGAAEPPRGGNPDSNTLISDTTTVICLDDYHSLDRTGRKEKGVTALDPKANDFDLMYEQVKAIKEGKAIEKPIYNHVTGLLDPAELIQPPKIFVIEGLHPMYDERVRDLLDFSIYLDISNEVKFAWKIQRDMAERGHSLESIKASIEARKPDFDAFIDPQKQYADAVIEVLPTQLIPDDNEGKVLRVKLIMKEGVKFFNPVYLFDEGSTINWIPCGRKLTCSYPGIKFSYGPDTYFGQEVSVLEMDGQFDRLDELIYVESHLSNLSSKFYGEVTQQMLKHADFPGSNNGTGLFQTIVGLKIRDLYEQIIAERVGAPAQAAKV, via the exons ATGGCATTCTGCAGCCCACACACCACCACATCCCTGCACTCCCCACGCACCACTATCCCAAACTCAGGCTTCAGGCAGAACCAAGTCATCCTCTTCACGACCAGAAGCAGCAGGAGGAGTAACACGAGGAATGGAGCAAGGACCTTCCAGGTTTCATGCGCAGTTGACAAGCCAATAGTGATTGGCCTGGCAGCAGACTCAGGATGTGGGAAATCCACCTTCATGCGCCGGCTCACCAGTGTGTTTGGAGGTGCTGCAGAGCCACCCAGGGGCGGGAACCCAGACTCGAACACACTCATCAGCGACACCACAACGGTGATATGCCTTGATGACTACCATTCCTTGGACAGAACCGGGAGGAAGGAGAAAGGTGTGACCGCCCTGGACCCCAAGGCAAACGACTTTGATCTCATGTATGAGCAGGTGAAGGCAATCAAAGAGGGCAAGGCTATCGAGAAGCCAATCTACAACCATGTCACCGGCCTCCTGGACCCGGCGGAGCTCATCCAGCCTCCCAAGATCTTCGTCATCGAGGGTTTGCACCCAAT GTACGACGAACGTGTGAGAGACCTCCTTGATTTCAGCATCTACTTAGACATCAGCAATGAGGTTAAGTTTGCATGGAAAATTCAG AGAGACATGGCAGAGCGTGGGCACAGCCTTGAAAGCATCAAGGCTAGCATTGAAGCCAGGAAACCAGATTTTGATGCATTTATCG ATCCGCAGAAGCAATACGCCGATGCTGTGATTGAAGTCCTGCCAACCCAGCTGATTCCTGATGACAATGAAGGAAAGGTGCTGCGTGTTAAATTGATCATGAAAGAAGGCGTGAAGTTCTTCAACCCGGTTTACCTGTTCGATGAAGGATCAACCATCAACTGGATCCCTTGTGGAAGAAAGCTTACGTGCTCTTACCCTGGCATCAAGTTTTCCTATGGCCCAGACACTTACTTTGGCCAAGAG GTATCGGTGCTGGAGATGGATGGGCAATTTGACAGACTAGATGAGCTAATCTATGTTGAGAGCCACCTAAGCAACCTCTCGTCCAAGTTCTACGGGGAGGTGACACAGCAAATGCTAAAGCATGCAGATTTCCCAGGCAGCAACAACGGAACAGGTCTCTTCCAAACTATCGTAGGTCTGAAGATTAGAGATCTCTATGAACAAATCATTGCTGAGAGGGTCGGCGCACCTGCTCAAGCAGCCAAAGTTTGA
- the LOC124690546 gene encoding uncharacterized protein LOC124690546: protein MPPPAPDRDAYRDWANLPELPLAEVLRGLLPCLRSIYAFAATCQPWRLLLRAIAGSLVRPRVPPLQLLYPALRLAPISPLVAPRPIPYRLPVPAEGSTFLSASRGHLILLRRGSSNTLHLLDALAGADHGAIQLPSPHFPYHYAALSPSHLLLFHSKHAFFSRPSPMHPTPNNPSPDWTKHTLPRAASFVTTVLEFRGRVLGLTDRAQVLEFHLGSTTPSSASTPPNQTARMLPIAGLPEPTAFDRSNYGPHLVAAGDRLLLVLFMLQPKLGYLEPVHRVNKIGVYVLDSAQMMWEEVDNIGPYTLFVDCAGRSAAACVDVGSCGVEENRVYVAAPNCRAWRKANPPGWELSLNGEGGGLFSRGPMARPPLPSPISVYPPLFF, encoded by the coding sequence atgccgccgcccgcgccggacCGGGACGCGTACCGCGACTGGGCGAACCTGCCggagctgccgctggcggaggtgCTGCGGGGCCTCCTTCCCTGCCTCCGGTCGATCTACGCCTTCGCGGCGACGTGCCAGCCCTGGCGGCTCCTGCTCCGCGCGATCGCCGGCAGCCTCGTCCGGCCCCGCGTCCCGCCACTCCAGCTCCTCTACCCGGCGCTGCGCCTCGCGCCCATCTCCCCGCTCGTCGCGCCCCGGCCCATCCCCTACCgcctccccgtcccggcggagggcTCCACCTTCCTCTCCGCCTCCCGCGGCCACCTCATCCTCCTCCGCCGGGGCTCCTCCAACACCCTACACCTCCTCGACGCCCTCGCCGGCGCCGACCACGGAGCGATCCAGCTCCCTTCCCCGCACTTCCCCTACCACTACGCCGCGCTCTCGCcctcccacctcctcctcttccactccaAGCACGCCTTCTTCTCGCGCCCCTCCCCCATGCATCCAACCCCCAATAACCCCTCTCCGGACTGGACCAAGCACAccctcccccgcgccgcctccttcgTCACCACCGTCCTCGAattccgcggccgcgtcctcggTCTGACCGACCGCGCGCAGGTACTGGAGTTCCACCTCGGCAGCACCACTCCGTCCAGTGCCAGCACCCCTCCGAACCAGACCGCCCGAATGCTGCCAATTGCCGGCCTCCCGGAGCCCACCGCGTTCGACAGATCCAACTACGGGCCGCATTTGGTTGCTGCCGGAGACCGGCTGCTGCTGGTGCTCTTCATGCTTCAGCCAAAATTGGGCTACCTGGAGCCTGTGCATAGGGTGAACAAGATCGGCGTGTACGTGCTTGATTCCGCGCAGATGATGTGGGAGGAGGTGGACAACATTGGGCCTTACACCTTGTTTGTCGACTGTGCCGGGAGGAGCGCCGCGGCGTGCGTGGACGTGGGGAGCTGCGGAGTGGAGGAGAACCGGGTTTATGTCGCGGCGCCCAACTGCCGTGCCTGGAGGAAGGCAAACCCGCCAGGGTGGGAGCTATCACTCAATGGTGAAGGTGGTGGACTGTTTTCGAGGGGGCCGATGGCGCGCCCACCATTGCCATCGCCGATATCGGTTTATCCGCCTCTTTTCTTTTGA